A genomic region of Papaver somniferum cultivar HN1 chromosome 7, ASM357369v1, whole genome shotgun sequence contains the following coding sequences:
- the LOC113293499 gene encoding uncharacterized protein LOC113293499 yields MGLHGPRSVHLTGYYLGRDADSGHEEYDDDDECDSMDGISGEDWDSEEFKYDSDNDEYLEDDGEDLDMFPSGKSAVLGMRRLVSSPMMACFFNGWKRHLKHETFLNSSLSCCNYTKISCI; encoded by the exons ATGGGATTGCATGGTCCTCGGAGTGTGCATCTAACTGGTTATTATCTTGGACGTGATGCTGATTCTGGACATGAAGaatacgatgatgatgatgaatg TGACTCTATGGATGGTATTTCTGGGGAGGATTGGGACTCTGAGGAATTCAAGTATGATTCTGATAATGATGAGTACCTTGAGGATGACGGTGAGGATCTTGATATGTTTCCATCAGGCAAGAGTGCAG TTTTAGGTATGCGACGGCTAGTTTCTTCTCCTATGATGGCATGTTTTTTCAATGGGTGGAAGAGACACCTCAAGCATG AAACCTTCTTAAACTCATCACTCAGCTGCTGCAACTACACAAAGATCTCATGCATCTAG